The following coding sequences are from one Pelmatolapia mariae isolate MD_Pm_ZW linkage group LG4, Pm_UMD_F_2, whole genome shotgun sequence window:
- the LOC134625669 gene encoding H-2 class II histocompatibility antigen, A-S beta chain-like translates to MAALHVHRCQLLLNPEEEGAVSGIIAVSKFRGRILRKPHFHKLCLTYECFDSSKTQVCMTLDGDDLINHLFPPSINIKWSKNGKIITVENHFKKCLSNPDGTFHILSTLNFIPQKGDIYGCTVEHEALEEPLTRFWGETNFYINTF, encoded by the exons atggcagcactgcatgtacatagatgccagctgctgttaaaccccgaagaagaaggaGCAGTGTCCGGTAtcatagctgtgtccaaattcaggggtcGCATCCTTCGGAAACCGCATTT TCATAAACTTTGTCTCACATATGAATGCTTTGATTCGAGCAAGACTCAGGTCTGTATGACACTGGATGGTGATGATCTT ATTAACCACTTGTTTCCTCCATCTATCAACATAAAGTGGAGCAAGAATGGAAAAATCATAACAGTGGAAAATCATTTCAAGAAGTGCTTATCTAATCCTGATGGGACATTTCACATTTTGTCCACTCTCAACTTTATCCCACAAAAGGGAGACATTTATGGCTGCACAGTGGAACATGAAGCCCTTGAGGAGCCCTTGACCAGATTTTGGGGTGAAACTAATTTCTATATTAATACTTTTTAA